Below is a genomic region from Vitis riparia cultivar Riparia Gloire de Montpellier isolate 1030 chromosome 16, EGFV_Vit.rip_1.0, whole genome shotgun sequence.
AATGATGATAATGTTGGGTATCTCTCAGACAGCCTGCTTCAGTCCAGCACCCCCGAAACTGCTCATCATCGTAAGAAGAAAGGTATCATCTCTCACTTTTACCTTCTTTTCAAGAAAAtctttgttgattttttattttattttatttttaaccaacgaTTCTTaatatgggttttttttttttgtcagtgACTCAATGGTCTAGAGAAGAACATCAAAATTTTTTGGTGGGATtgaaagagaagggaaaaggCAACTGGAAAGAAATAGCTACCAAGTTTGTGAAAACCAGGACTACGAGCCAAGTCGCCAGCCATGCACAGAAGTATTATCTTCGACGGAGGGGGCGCCATGAAAGGAGGCGTAGACCAAGCGTCTTCGACATGCCTTTCGAACCTGTAACTCCATGCATACTCttccttatttgtttttttttttcttttgggataATTGTGTGACCAGAAGAAGTAAATATTGATTTACACAGGCTTCTCCTTCTCAAGCTTCTGcgtcttcttcatcttcaccatgtccACAACAGGATTCTACCTCGCGTGGATTGCCAGTGAAGAGTAACGTTGAAAACAACTATCCCCGTAATTTTCACGGTGTTCCATATATGGTAAGAGGAAACTGCTTGGTATATAATTAACATTGAAACAACCTTCAATCCAAGGGTCTTTAACCCACCTTCTGTTTACAGGTGAGAGTACTTCCCCAAAACACGGTGGGTTCACAGAGCTTTGTAGCAGATAGATTTACTCCAGCAGTGTCGTACGTGCCCATGGTGATTCTCCCCGGTCCACCCTTGGCCTACTTAAGAGCTACCCACAGAAAATTTGCTGCTGCTGCGACTGCTATTAATTCACGCCCGAGGCAATGATGCTAGTTTAGATTTCTGCAGATTTAGATTGTATTTGCTACAGTAAAATTACAAGAATATTTGAGCAAATTCATAGaatcaataaatcaaatttaccattttttttgggTGATTTTTATATTTCGAAATGATAACAATACATATTGTATTCATTTATAGAAGGATAATTACTTAACTATATGTTTGTATCACCAGAAAACCAGTAGAGTTTTGTTTGACTTACTTCAAATGCAATTTAAAAACATTCTTTTCAATTGGGTATGGCTTGTTCTATTCCTCGGGCTAATCATTGACCTATTAGTTAACTATGGCTACGAATGTTAAGggcatgatatgcatattgagcTCCAATCTTGTAAGCTTacgcttttaaaaaaaattggttattCAACAAAATACATGTAAGTTATCATTGCAAACCAAAGATTATATTAGGGCGAGAGATGAACAAAAATCCAGAACCATGTGCTCCAAGCCATTCACAAATTTGATATGAGtcataagattttgaaattattaacaGATTATTGACTTGAACCTTGATAATAACtgattaggaaaaaaaatatctaggCATCTATTCTTTAATCCTATGTGTTTCAATGAAGCTCTTTCCCTCACCATCATCATTAGCAGAAGGAAAATTCAGAAAATCTCTAAAGCTGCTAACCCTTGGGATGCTCTTCATCTACAAGCTCTTTGGCAGTCTCCATCTTTTCATCCATGCTCAAACTGTGGAAGCTACCAATTGAGATTCTGGTCCTCTCACAATTAAGGGGTAGCCATATGTACCACACCCTTGTACAAGCCATTGCTTGGTACCTCAAGATGGTCTCTCCTATGTGGACTAGTAGGGCAAAGGattcaataatttcttttactaaatttcaagattttttcaATTAACTAAATATGGATTAGTTGAaagtgatattttatttaaaaattatctacCATATGGTAGATGAAGACCGTATAGTTACTAAAATCTCAAGTAAAATATATAAACgataaattagattttgatttttattatttataatttaaaacatttatccTATTAAACCATCTCTTCCCTTATAgtttaaattaaagataaaatttcttaatatgaacaattagtattaaaaattaaataatatataatttaatataattatatagttTAATTGTAAATGAGTtgttatttagttaaattttaatatagaCACACACCACCATGTCTAttatttcacttaattttcCTCTtctatgtaaagattaaataatttaaaaatatataatttttttactaatatgaattatatttaaatttctttcatattttcatagtaaaagactgagaaaataatttttctttatattttatttttcttaatactttttcaAGAGTcaaacataaactaaaattttgatatcatatataataagattaatgtaGAGGTGGGCTTTTTGGATGGTATTATGGTACACAAAGTACCATTAACTAACTTTTTAGTTCTTTTGCCTTCTTAGTTCTTGCATAATGGTATGGATGAAGTAGCTTTACATGTTAAAGCTTCTCTATGATAAAATAATTGCGGTGTTGGAGTGATGAGTCACTACTATAACACTAAACTTGTCTAAATCAATTGCAGGTTTCTAATACCACTCAAAGTTGTAGTATCGTCGGAAAAAAGTCACATGAATTCAATAAGCTTGTTtgctatattttatttagataatAAACTTGGGATTATGCACCTATTTACTAGTGTTGACATAACTCTATTGAGTGGCTCGGTTGGATAAAGAAGTGAGCTTTTTTGTTCCATTTGTTGGTAATATTCTATTCACATATGAATTCAATTGTAAATCAAGGTTATAGTTTCTTGTATTTTTTGCATTTGTGTAAACAATTATTTGTTAGTTATTATTTCAttatctatttaatttatttttggtatATTTTATAGAGACATAAATTAAGATGCTAATAGTATGATACTCAACTATTTACCCATTTTGATGATCTAAGTCTTGTTATTGGTAAAGACTATTCTAATGGAAAAGGATCCATTTTAGCTGTTGATATTTTGGAGAAGTTAGATCAATTAATGACATTGGAGTTGATAACTTAGAAGTCGATACCTCCTATGGGTACCTAAGTAATGAGCCGCCCGAATGAGCTCATTCGAATGAATTATTCAAGCATCATAACACTTATCCAAAGAGTTATCCATTTGAACAGTCAGGAAGCATGAATAAGGCAGTTATGCATTTCCCGTGGGATAGCAGCCATTACATGCAATGAATGAGCGACCATTACAAATAGTCAATGATTCGATCATTACCCATTAAAGCCATAATAAAGGCCAACCATGAAGGCAAAAGCAATGTTACATACTTCCCAttgtaaaaaccaaaaaatagcTATAAGGAAAGGTACACAATCCAATACTTATAGAAACTTTGCCAAAAATTCTCCCCAAGCTAACTTAGTCATTGAGAGGTTCGCCTATACAAAGATctagacatttttttttgcaaGTCTGTCTAGCATAGGTGCGAGGAAATTAAGCTACCTAAAGGGAGAATTGTTGTCTTCAATCTAACAATTGGTTCTGTCTATGGGAACTCGAACAAAAGTTATTATTGTAAAAACTAAGAAATGTCAAACATGCCCTCTAGAACGGGTGTCAATACTCTATTTGTGACTCAACTTGctataattaatgaaatattcaACATCTTTTAGGCAAAGATGGAGAAAAGGCATGGGGAGTACGAGAAATGCATACAATCCTTGCTTTAGCATGCTATTCAACTAAGGCGTGAGAATGAGGAATTAAGGGTGCAAGTAGATATGAGGCAACACAAACAAGAGAAGTCACTCCACTAATAGGACAATTCCAAGGCCATCTTGGAGTAAGTCAATGGGAGTCCCACCTTGTAATAGAGAACCTTCGCTTTAGGAAGATAATGAATTATCAGCTAGTGGCTCCCCTCCATTACCTGTGTACAAAGGTCTCAAATGAAGCGATCGATTAGTAGAAACCAGTCAAACAAAGCCATAAGTACCACTAGAGAAAAGTACTCTCGAGAACCTGCATGGGGTCTCCATATGACCACCATCCCAGGGGGTTTGGTCCAATGTCCCCCTTGGCAAGGGCCATCAAAATATGCTAAATGTGAGATCTGATTAGGTGTTGAGGGACATGACCCAAAAAGCGCCTTTAGGGACAGTGAGCAACCGCCTAGATGACATGCTATCCATTTTGTTTGGTGCACACATAATCAATTATGAGCCTCTCAGGGGATTTATGGTCCTGAAGTTCACTATGTACGATAAGAGTGGCGACACATTTGAGCATCTAATGCACTACAGATAGGTGATGACCCTCGATGTTGGGAATGACATACTATTGTGCAAGGTTTTGCCAACTAGTTTGCACAACCAGGCGCTGTCATGGTTTCACTGCATACTCTTAGTTGGCAAAGAGCTTTCACCATGTAAAATTGACTAAAGCCAATTGAACTCTTTGGCCAATTAAAGGACGACTTATTTATAGGACCATAAGTCTTGACGAGGATTCCTAACATATATTACCAAATCATAATCCGTGTGGAATAAGGATTCATAAAATATACCAAACtcttaattgaataaaaaaaccaaCACTTCATTGCTAGCTTCATCCAatcaatgaaaatgagaaatagaGTGGTTGGTGAATTAGTGAAATTTCCAGATCTTAGTATGTAGGTTGGAcatattaaaattaagttaaattataatgAATAACTTGTTAAAAGTCaaacttttattcaatttaGACGAAGGTATAAGGTTAAATGGGTAAAACAACCTCTTTATACCCCATGAATTTCCATGTTGCATTGTTGTTAGTTCTATTTAGGTTAGGGTTGATAGAAACTTTAGGTTTCATCCATTTCCTTGGAATTTTGATTGTTttgttagtttaattttagtggATATTCTAGTTGTAGATTTTATTGGAAATGAtacttcaattaaaaattagaatgaaatttatgttctttgttttctctttttcaaataGGAAATTTTTAGCTTTGAGAATTTGAGTGTTCTAACTTCTATAGTTTCTTAGGcattgataaattattaaaaattttgagaaaaagaataattaaatatatcGGCACAAAAATTACGTGTTCAAATCTTTAacatttaatacaaaaaaaaaatacatggttTAGAATGATTAGTTGTTATAAGTGACTCATAAACTTCTTCCACTTGTTATCTGAAATGgttagttagtttttttttcttttgttattttctcttgtaacctgaactatatatatatatatatatatatatatatatatatatatatatatatatatatatgcaaaagAGAACGAGAGCAAGTAGATGAgctttgatttttcaaagaGTGCATTTCTTGTGTGTAATTTTGAGACAACATTTTTTCATTTCTGTATAAAGAGAGAAAGTGTTTGGAAAATCAGATTGAAAATATAGATTGAAATGCAATAAATTTTTAGCTTGATAAGGAAAAGTTTTCTTGAACAAGATCTACCAAAAAAAGACTGATTTGGAAGACCATAAATTGCAACCAATGTGTATGGAATTGTAAGCTCGAACTAACTTTCACATGGATTGCCAATAATCAATAGGCCAATTTTACTCCATAATCATTTCCTCCATGTATGGTAATTAACTAAGTCTTATAGATTTGTTCTTGGAATgtacattttgagaaaataaaggctaaacttaaatgagaaaaacacccaagagggaggtgaattgggtttttaaaaattcttttttaaatgcaaaaaatttaagctcaagagaaataaatataaagagatagagttagagaaattaaactcagattttatagtggtttgacactttcttgcctacgtccactctcctcaagctcctaaccgagtgagggttccactaacttaaAGCTTCAACTaagcttctaatcacctttacacttggattccggctataatgggctcttacacaatcttttcaagtttcaactcacttgaagactTTAACACTCAACTAACAAGaataaatctctcaacctagctcaataatagctcaaatacaacttaagggtaggatgaatcacaaaggtgcactaaaggatatgcaaatgaagatttaatgcaccaaaaaAGGAaggagagcttttaaggcaataacaagtgggtagacaaataaatgcagatgttttcttactcataaatgaagtagagctctctatttataggtttctaaccttgggagccaagaaaataaaaaaacaacctCAACTGATCGAACTAAGGGTCGATTGATTCACTAATTATTGGAGCATTTATTAATGCATGGTAGGTGATTGTTACCTTCGActggacctcgaccgggaaggaaTTACCTCAACCAGGAAGAGAAGGCTATTGTaaagagagagtttttttttgcactcctcgatcggacctcaacCGGGAAAAGGGAACCAGTCGACCGGTACCCTAGTCgattgagccggttggccagtGCCTCGActggttcaccatttttggcctgaaaacctatatttttttttgtcttttctcttctaacacttaggcaaggtctttaggtaaagttatatgccaattttgaaacattttgcctaaggttctgtggacccgcatttttcacatgcgtccccactcgatcggtgagactcgcttttttatttgtgaaagattaattttagaaaagttggagccgccacttattttatttttattttaaatggaaaataaaacaagaaagaaaaaccctaaaatgtgactccataatttttggaaaaagcatgtctttgaaaaacccgagtctaggtccggggatcaggttatttattgggaaggtacctctaggaggtagcacccctctaagccctaaagaggtctctactgactaaattgagggaagtgtggcaattaattgattaattgaggatACCTGGGTTGACTAAGGTGATTACAAAAAAATGACATATCTAACAAGAAAATCTAATTATAAGATAGAGTcgaagtgcgtacctgaacggcttctcaagcgccatcataaaacataaaagttag
It encodes:
- the LOC117933178 gene encoding probable transcription factor At5g61620, encoding MEKENQSGSHGKGYLKLFGVEIRTNVSDDEESMKKRISMGGLELSISLNNENDDNVGYLSDSLLQSSTPETAHHRKKKVTQWSREEHQNFLVGLKEKGKGNWKEIATKFVKTRTTSQVASHAQKYYLRRRGRHERRRRPSVFDMPFEPASPSQASASSSSSPCPQQDSTSRGLPVKSNVENNYPRNFHGVPYMVRVLPQNTVGSQSFVADRFTPAVSYVPMVILPGPPLAYLRATHRKFAAAATAINSRPRQ